The genomic stretch CCGAACACCTCACTATAGCTCTCCAGTATATCATGCCATAGGAATTCCGCCACCTCAAGGTACTCCTCATCCCCGGTGGCTTCATAGGCGCGCACACAGGAGTTGCCAAGCCAAAGCATATCGTCATTGAACACATTGGTGAAGGTTCCTCCGTTGTTGGACTTGATCCCATTCAGAAGCTTCTTCATCCTGTCCAGGTATATGCCATTTCCGGTACGTGTATAGGCATCTACATAGACATGCAATGCATGCGCATTGGGCCAGTAGCCTCCAAAGGAACCGCCGGGACTGAAATTAAACGATCCATCAGCTGCAATGTAAAGGGAGTAAGTGGAAGATTGCATGGAATCTGCAGTAGCTGCATAGTCATATACAATTTCCTCCACTTCTTCAAAGTTGTTTCTAAGTGGCCCCAGATCCTTGTCGACACAAGAAGTAAAAGCCATCCCAGAAAGCATACTTAGCATTACTAAATTGTTTTTCATTTTTGTTTTCGCTTAATGTGTTAATCCACTGAGACTACATGCGTATAATTTGACACCTCGGCATTAAAGATGACACTGATATCCGCATTGGCATTATCCACTTCGGTTGCAAACTTATAGCTGTTATTCCATCTGTCGTTTGACACCGGAACCATGTACCAGTAAGCAGGCCCGGTGGATTCTGTAGGGCGCTGATTATCTCCGTTGGTACTTCCAAACCATTCTTCCATTTCATTTCCTTCTACATCCTTCGTTGTAAATCTGAATTTATAGCGCTCGTCACGTCCCCAGCTTTCCTGTCTGAATTCAATAGGAAAATCCGTAACGGACCAAGTCCCATTCGATTCATAAGGAAGATCCGTCAGGAATACATCATTAGGAGCAAACCATAATTCCACTTTGCTTACCTCTGTGATCTCAGTAGTACCATTAGAAAAATCCACCCTGATTCTATACACTTTTTGATCCCCGGAATACTCAGTTTCCCCATCAGCTCTCAGCTTGTCCCCGTCAATGAAAAAGATATCCGGTTCTCCGGTATTTCTTGAGACAAAATGATATGCCCCTTCGTTCAGTGAGGTGTAGGCTTCAAAGGTATTTGTGCTGGTTTTTTTCATCAGTATAGCATCTGAAAGCGACTCCCCTGCTTCTGTCGCAGAACCTAGCAGATACAATTCATCAGGAGCAGGAAAGCCTGCAGGACGGGCTACTTCTATGATTCTGATATCCATTAAGGGTTGCACGTTTACTCCTTTGGAAGATTGTACTGACCATTGAAGTTTTCCTACAGCATCAGGCTGAATTCCGGCCATTTGGGCTATTTTATTCAGTTCTGAAAAAGGAAGGGTAAGTCTGCGCTGCAGTCCTCTTCCATCAGATGGCAGAAGATAAACAGGATCCGAGAAATCCCCCTGTTCTGTATCAAATATCACATCATACAGCACTACCCCATTGTCGGCTGCTTTGGCGGCCTCCCATTCGAAAATCGCAGAACTCTGCGCCCCGAGGTTCATGAAGGCATTGTTTTCCGGTGAGTAAAGTGCATTTACAGGCGTGACTTCAGTGTGTAGCTCTGCATCTTCCTGACAGGAAAACAGAGATATCAAAACTGCCGCTACACCAAGTGTTTTATATAGGAAATTTTTCATTTTTATAATGTTTAGGTTTAGGCAGGGATATTAATTCCAACCTGGATTTTGGGTCAAATTTGAATTGAGGTTTCGCTCGTCCCGCGGGATTGGCCATAAGTAATGCTTGGAGGGGTCAAAAGACCGTAGGTTAACACGCAAATAGCCTCCGTCTTCGGAGGGAGGCCCGAATTTGGCTCCATGAGCCCAGCCATTCAGTACATCTTCAGCTATTCTCCATCTTCTGATATCGAATATCCTAAGACCTTCCATAGCCAGCTCTACTCTACGCTCGTTTCGGATAATTTCCCGGTAATCCTCCTGGGAAAGACCGGAATTGAATTGCAAAGCTGTTGCTGCGTCAAACCCTGCACGTTCTCTCAGTGCTCCAATGGTAAGATTCCAGGTGCTTTCATCGAGCTGTCCCAATTCATTTTTAGCTTCAGCATACATCAATAATACATCGGCATAGCGGATCAGCATCAGATTGAGTCCCGATGCAAACTGAACCAGGTGGGTCGGATCAAAATATTTCCGGGTGTAATAGCCCGTAGTAGTGCTGGATGATCCCGGTACATATTCATCCGGTGCCGAAGAATCCGGATCTGTGCCAGGCTTAATGTAGATAGTCCGGGTGGTACCATTCTCTTCCCATTCATACTCATGATATACTACCGTGGCGGTTAGGCGCGGATCTCTATTTACATAGGGATTTTCCTCATCATATCCTGAATCAGGGTGACCAATAGCCAGCCCCTCGCTTGTCATATAGCTATCGACCAACTCCTGAGTTGGCGCCAAGGCATTGAGTCTAGCCCCCGCGGATAAAGGAGCCATGTCAAAAAACTGACCCCAAGTCCGAAACTGAGGCACATACTGTAGACTTAGAATATCTTCCTGACTGTATTCATTTTCTGGTAAGAAAAGCCCCTCATAGGACGGAAATAAGCCATAACTCCCGAAAGCATTACCATTGATCAGATTCTCAGTAGCCTGAACTACCTCCTGCCACTGTCCTTCATACAGATGCACCCTAGCCTTTAGTGCCATCGCCGCTCCGGCAGTGATCCTACCCCTTTCAGAATCCGGAAGATCCTGTCGGGTAGGTAAGGTGAGGCTGATCTGCTCCAGCTCATCCAGGATAAATCCCAACACTTCCGCTTTTGGTGTGCGGATGACTTCCTGTGCTTCTTCTATAGTGATATCCCTGGACAAAAGCGGTACATCGCCAAACCAGGTCATCAACTGAAAATGCAAAAACGCTCTAATGAAGCGTGCTTCAGCCATCATTCTGGCTTTATTTCCTTCATCCATATCCGGCACTCTGTCAATATTTTCCAGAAGAATATTGCAGGTTTTTATACCGGTGTAATTACTGTTCCATTCCCCTTGTAGGCGTCCCAAGGATGGGTCGTATGTACCTGCTGCCAAGGAAGCAGCTCCTTCTGTATCCCCTCGACCATTATAGGCATTATCCGATGCTCCCTCATTGTAGAAAAAACGGCTACTTCCATAGAGCTGGGAATACGCAGTATTCAATACACTTTGTGCTTTGGCCTCTGAATCCCAGTAGGTAAGATCCGTAAAGGTATTTTCGGGGGCCAAATCCAACTCCTTGCATCCAGTCCAGCAAAGGGCGCTGAAGGCAGTGAGTATAATTATATATTTTTTGAATATTGTCATTTGAAAGGTAGGTTAAAAGGTGATATCCAAGCCAAATCCGTAATACACCATGGTCGGGTACGCCCTGGCACTATTCGCACCACCACTTCTCATACTGTTGTCAAATTCTGACAATTCAGGATCCACAAAATCCACTTTGGATAAAGTGAACAGATTCTGTCCCGATACATAGGCACGGCAGGTTTGCATGCCCACTCGTTGTGCCAGAGCCTGAGGCAAGGTATATCCCAGCTGTATATTTTTCAGGCGGAGGTAAGCCCCATCAAAAAGGTACATGTCTGAGCCCCTTCGGAAGTTGTTGGTGTTGGACTGGCTGCCATTCTCCGCCAAAATAGGGTATCGGGCATCAGGATTTTGAGGAGTCCAATAGTCCAGTTGATGGGTGTACATGGTCATCCCGTAATTGAAATGGAAAGGCTCTACGCTTTCTCCTCGGATCATCATGGTTCTACGTCCTACCCCCTGCGCAAAAAGATTCAGGTCAAAGCCTTTCACCTTTACATTATAGGTAAAACCGAAAGTCATTCGAGGGAATGGGTTGCCAAAGACGTAATTGTCATCATCGTTGATAATGCCATTTCCGTCCACATCCACATACCTATTATCACCGGGTTGCACGTTCAATCCTTCCGGCTTTGGCCCAGCCTCTACTTCATCCAGATTTTGGAAATACCCATCACGCTTTAAGCCCACATAGGAATTAAAGGGATAGCCCTCTTTCAGCAGCACCTGCAATTCCTCCAAACCTGTCAGACGCTCCTCTCCCTGAAAATCCAGCACTACATTCCTGGAATCGCCGAGATTAAAAGTGAAGGAATGGTTGAACAGTTGTCCTCTATGCCTGTAAGTGGTTGTAATTTCCCAACCTTTGTTACTCACTTTTCCACTGTTGAAGTCCGGCAGAGAAGTGCCGAATACTCCGGGAACAGCTGGTGGAACAAGGATATCGGATGTAACTTTATCGAAGTAATCCAAGCTTAAAGTCAAAGCCCCGTCCATAAAGTCAAGGTCTGCGCCTATATTGAAAGTAGCGGCTCTCTCCCATTGGATATTTGGATTGGCATAATTGAATCCTGTGCCACCCACTGGTGAATTGTTAAATCCATAAGCATTCTGGAAGGTAAAGAAGGTGGTCTGATACTGGTAATTGCCCACATTCTGATTGCCCAGCACTCCGTAAGAAGACCGGATCTTAAAATCTCCAAATCTTTCTTTATAACCACTCATAAATGATTCCTCAGAAAGCCTATACCCTACGGATGCTGAAGGGAAGAAACCCCACCTTTTTCTTTCCCTGAATTTGGACGAGCCATCGTACCGAAAGCTGAGCTCAGCAAAATACTTTTTACTATAGTCGTAATTGAAAGCGCCGAAGACAGAATAAAGACTGTTTTCAGAAGAACTTTGGTTGGAGTTGTACGAATCCGGGCTGATAACTGTCTCTGTCACGGGAGTTCCCAAATCAGGATCAGTAAAAGTCTTATAGATACCTATACCTCTATCCGTATGATTCTCATTGGCTCCCCCGATGAGGAAACTCACTTCATGGACATCAGAGAACACTTTGGAATAGTCAAGCATGACCTGGGTATTGAGATCCATCCCTTTTCGATTTTCATCATTTGTATTGCGGTTACCGCCGTACACACCTCTTGGATAGAAATCCACCTGGATTACACGACCATATTGATTGTTGGAGAACATATTGAAGCCAAATACACCCCTAACTTTCAAATGGTCGGTAAGACGGAATTCGCCGTTAAGATTACCAAACACATTATCATCAATATGTTGTCTGAAACCACCCTGCTCCAAGATGCCCAATGGATTAAACTCCTGTAAAACATCATTGGTCAGGTATCTTCCCAAAGAGTCTTTTTGGGTATAATATAGAGGAACCCTGTTCGCATCAGCCATCAAAGTGCCACTCGAAGAGGAATGATCTGTGATCAATCTTCGGGTATAGGCCAGTCTGGAACTCAGTTTAAACCTTCCAAATTCATTGGTGAGGTTCATTCTATAATTGAATCGCTTGTAGCCTTTTGCTGGTCCCACATAATTGTTTTGCTGGTCAGTGTAGCCGGCGGATATCAAATAAGTGCTGTTTTCACCCCCTCCGGAGACTGTAAGATTATGGTTTTGCTGTAGGGCATTGTCAAAAATTTCCTTGGCAAACCATTCGGTATCCCCATTTTGCTGGATCTGACGGATTTCTTCCGGGCTGAATATAGCCTCACTTCTGCCAGCATTGAACGCGGCTTCATTGCGGAGCATGGCATTTTGATATCCATGAACTGGAGCAGTAAAAAACTGTGGCGTATTTACTCCTACCAACCCATTATAGGTCACCACCGGACGGGAGTTCTTTTGACCTTGCTTGGTAGTGATCAGTACCACGCCATTGTTTGCCCTGGAACCATATATGGCGGCACTACCGGCATCTTTCAGTACAGAGACGCTTTCTATATCCGAGGGATTCAGCAGGTTGATATCACCTCCTATTACTCCGTCAATTACCACCAAGGGGGAATTATCGCCAAGTGTACTGATACCCCTGATATTGAGGTTTACACCCGCCCCAGGTTCAGAATTACGCTGCTGCACAATCAGGTTGGCAGATACACCCTGCAAAGCCTGGCTCATGGTAGCCACAGGCCTACCTTCAAAAGCCTCCTGGCCTACCTGATCCACAGCTCCGACCAGGCTGACCTTTTTGCGCGTCCCATAACCTACTACGATCACCTCTTCCAATGTGGAAAGGTTTACACCCATAGTAACGTTGATTATACTCTGGGAGCCCACAGTGATTTTTTGGGTTTCATAGCCCAAAAAAGAAAATATCAGGACATCGCCTTCTGTTGCCTCAAGCGCATAGTTTCCGTCCAGATCCGTGACAGTTCCTACTCCTGATTGACCCTCCACCGTCACTGAGGCTCCCGGAAGAGGCTCTCCTGTTTCATCTGTAACCACCCCTGTCAACTGTATAAAAGTCACAGGTTTTTTAGGTGCAGACTGGACTACCGCCACTGCGGTTTTAGAGACATGGATAGTTGTATTGATTTGCTTGAATGACAAGCTTGATTTAGAGGAAAGTTCCTCCAGAATAGCCAGCAGATTTTGATTCTGGGCATCCATGGATACCTTGGGACTGCTCTGGATCAGTCCAAGATCGTAAGCAAACCTGAATTCGGTTTTATTCTCTATGGTCTTTAACAGCTTCTCCACAGAGGCATCCTTCAGGCTGATACTTAAAATAACATCTTTTAGGTCATTCTGCTGACCTGCGGAAATCTGAATTCCTCCGGAAAAACCCCCTGCCATAAAAAATAAGCAGAGTAGATACCGGATAAACAGCTTCCCCCTCATCATTTGTAATTTGTGTTTCATTATTTTGGGATTGTTTAGGTTTATTATGGGTGGTCTATTGACCGATTATTTATTTCTGATCTTCACTATTCCATCCTTTAGCTCATAAGAAATTCCTAGGGAGTATTTCATCCCGTTAAGTACATTTTCCAGGCTTTCATTCTGAAACTCCCCACTGTATTTGCCTTTAGGAATTTCCCCCGAGGCAAACTCAAAACTTACGTTGTACCATTTGGAAAGACGGTCAAACACATGCTGGTAGCTCTCTTCCTGAAACTTGAGGATGCGGTGCCTCCAACCTACCAAATGGTTGTAATCGTATCCACCCTTCTTCAGGGACTGGGTATCTGTGTCGTAATAAGTCGCTTCCGCTGGCAGTATAGTGGTAGATACTCCTGAAGCGGTATTGACCATTACTTTCCCTGTGACCACAGCCACATGCATTTTTGACTCATCTGGATAGGCACTCACATCAAATGAAGTTCCCAGCACCTCAGTCTTCAATTCCCCGCTCACTACCGTAAAAGGGAGATTCTCGTTCTTTTGAACTTCAAAAAATGCCTGTCCTATAAGTTCCACTATCCGCTCATTTTCGAAGGAGACAGGATACTTTATTTCACTGTCAGAATTGAGCATAACCGTGGATCCGTCTGGTAGGTGGAAGATTTTCTTCACTCCTTTGGGAACAGATTTGCTAAGCCACATCTGGGTTTCGGATACTTTTATAGACTCCTCATCAGTTGACCCCATGTAATTAAAAAACAGAAAACCCGCTAGTAGAACAGAAGCTGCTACAGGCCAGAGCCAAGCAAACTTCTTTTTGTACCGATCGGAGTACAAGCTTGGAGGGGTTTGGCTTTCCCACTTAGCATTAAACTCCAGCAGCCTATTACGCATTTGATTAAAATCCCCTTCTTCCATGCGATAGTTGTTTTTCAAAACCATGGATTTAGAAAGCTCAATCGCCCGAAACATGGTCTCTTTTTTATCCGCATTTTCGCTCGCCCAATCTTGCCAATAGCGATCCAGCTCGGCATTGGGACTTGCCATCCATTTCATGAAAAGTGGATTCTTCAAAAAATCCGTTTCATCCGAAGGATTAAAATTCATACTATAAAGGGTCATTCCGCGGCTTAGTTACCGCTTACAATCTATATAGAGACCTAACCAGGAAAAATGACCCCACAGGGGGCTGAATTTTTTTTAAAAAATATGGAAAACATTACTGATCGTACCGTTGGCACTCTGAAAACATGTGAGTTTCAGTAACCCAGAATTGCATTCTGGGCATTTACAGGCCTTGCCTTTGGCAAGAGTAATCATCTTGCCAGATTTCAGTTGATTAGCGTGTTTGTGCTAAAGGCACAACAGGTAGCTGCCCTGAATGCAGCAAGGCACTATTCCGGGTTGGTAAATCAGAATGAATTCTCCAAAAGAGGCTGTCTCATATCTCATAATTGTCACATTAAGCTCCAGCCTCCCGGAGAGCAGGCCCGCCTCCCGGAGGGCAGGAAGTCGAAATGGGCTTAATTAGCGAATAAAAGGCCTCGACTTTCATGCCTTGTGCAGACTGGCCCCTCAGCCTGACATGAAAACTTACTTATGAGATAGCCTCATTCGGTAAATTATGGGTTAATCCTGTAGATAGAGATCCCGATATTTGTGAGAAAAACTATGAGCGCTAGGTAGCTACGTGGTCAAATAAAAGTTAATTATAAACCCAAACTAGTTGATGACTCCCTACGTGCAAAACTGATTCATGAAACAGATCTAAGGTCAACAAAGAAACATCACAATCAGCATGTAGCTATAGTCTCACAGAGTTTTAGAGGAAATGTCTGGAATAAACCTTATACCATAAAAATCTGAAGTACCCTTAAAACATCCCGGTGTTTACCGAGAAGTTCACCCAATCCGCTTAGGGCACGGTACAGGAGTTTTCTGGCAGATTTGACTTGAGAAAACTCCATGACATCTGCAATCTCCAGATAAGTCAACCCTTCAAAAAAGTAGAGTGCCAATATTTCCCGCTGTCTGACAGGTAGTTTATTACAGGCATCTTCCAAGATCTGCTTTTGATCCAAGGTAAGAAAGGTATTTATCCCATGGTAATCGGGAGACACACTCAGCTGAAAGTTTCCTGCCAATCCCAAGTTCTCGTCGAAAACAAGTTTTTTATGCTGCTTGAGCAGCCTCACTAACCTTCTTCTAAAACATGAAAACAGGTAATGTTTAACAGATTGAGCAGCACCGAGCTTTGTTTTGTTCTTGATCAGCTGGTAAAACACATCCTGCACCGCATCATTGATGATCCCGGAATCCGTGGTAAACTGCTTGCCATAATTAAAGAGTTTGTGGGCATACAGCTCAAACAATTTACCCAGCGCCTGCTCACTTCCCTGCAAAAATTCTATCCAGATAACCGAATCGGAAGATTGGCTGCCATTTTCTGACGTATGATCTCCTTGAGGATTTTTATTCTCCTTAGGTAAAAATCCATTTAGATCAGTTTGGGAATTCATGTTTTGGGTCAATGTTACTGACAAGTGTGATGTGAATAGCTGATTATCTTATATTTCACATTCATATTGCTAAAAATAGTAATTAATGGATTGATAGCAAATCACATCGAGCGGTCAAGTTGTGATCGCCTGTCATTTCGAGACTTTACATTTGGTTGCCAACCGCACAAACCGTTAAAATCCACCCTTACATTAATCCCTGCTCTTCCAAACGGGCTCTGGTTTCAGTATTATGGCGCCAGAATTTCTCTTCTACACCTTCCCATATTTCCTTGAACTCAGGATGGTTTTTGAGCTTGTCTGCCATAGGATCTTTATTCAAAAATAAGATTATCCAATACTGGATGTTATCCTCTTTGCCAAACAGTCGAAAATGTTCCAGTGCTTTTTTAAAATCGCCTTCATGGGCATAGTACATAGTCAAGCCCAGGTTTTTGTAGATTGTCTGATCCCTATCCAGGTAGTCTCTATAGCTTTCGATGAATTTCCGGCCCTCCCCCATTTTGCCGACTTGCTCATATACCACACCGATAAGCATATTTTCGTGTACATACACATTCAGGTTATTCTGCTCCCTGAACCTGTTGAACCGCTCATAATAGTAATAGGCAGAATCGTAGTCTCTTAGGTAATAGCTGACTTTACCCAGATCCTGGAGAATATCAAAGCGGGAGGTATCTTTGTCAAATTCGATTTTCAATAATTGCCGGGTATGCCCCAAATCAGAATCTTGGGCATAGCTGATAAAGGCTTTGACATAACGGGAATACAAGTTTCCCGAGAAATAATCCAGTGATTTGTCAATGTAATGACTGGATTCCTCCACAAAACCTGTTTGGATCAAGGCATTGCCCAATCTTAAATAAAAGTAACTGGTAGCCACAGAATCACTAGATCCAGCATCTAGCTGTACTCCTTTTAGGGCATACTCCAAGTACTTTTCGGTATCGGGAAGGTGATTGGCATAAAAGTCAGCAAGCAGTCCGATGATCAAAGAAGAATTGGGTCTGTATTCCAATCCTTTTTCAAGAAACGGCAAGGCCTGACTATATTCCTTTTTCAGAAGGTAATACATGGCTTTGGCAATGAGGCTTTCTCCTAAGGAAGGATCGTACAGCATAGCGTTGTCCGCATAGGCTCCCAACTGATCTAGATGGGCTTTTTCGGCTCTGAATATATCATAGTAATAAAATGCCATTCCGGCACAGGCATAGGCTAAGGCAAATTTGTTGTCTTCTTGGATTGCTTCTTCAAAAAACCGCACGGATTCCAGCAAATTTCCATCTCCTCCTTTATTCAACAGTTCCAATCCCTTCATAAAGGAGTCATAGGCTTTTAGATTGTCTGTAGGTTCCTTTTCAATCCTGGATTTCTCTTCAGGAGTGATGACCGCCTGGATTTCTTTGGCTATATCTTTGGATATTTCCTGTTGCAGGGCAAAAATATCACTCACCTCTCTCCTATACTGCTTACTCCAAAGATGGCGATCCTTAGTGCCATCAATTAACTGGATATTCAAGACTATTTTATCTCCAACTTTCTGTCCGCTTCCCTCCACCAAATAATTGACATTCAACTCATCAGCCATCTCCGGGATGGATTTATTGCTCCCCCTATACTTTTCAGCGGAAGTCCTGCTCAGTACTCTGAGGTCTTTGATCTTCTGCAGATTATTCAGCGTGGCCTCCATCAGCCCGTTGATAAGGTAAACATTGGAGGAATCTGCACTGTCATTTTTGAAAGGCAGTACTACGATGGACTTTTCCCTTGTGAGTTTTTCGGCAAAATAATCCCGGCTCATCCAGATTGCCCCCATCACCACCAACAGGACAATCCCAAGCGATGCCAGGATCCATTTCCGGCTAGCCTGGTTGACAACTGGCTTTCCTTGACCTTCCTCTACCACAGATTCAGGGTGTTTGCCTACTTCACCGGGAGGATAACCGTAGAACTCCCGGAAGCATTTGATAAAATAAGAAGGACTGTTGAAGCCTACTTGATGAGAAACCTCAGAGACGTTTCCAGAACCATTACGAAGAAGTTCCATTGCCCGCTCCAGACGGAGCTGATTGATAAATTGGCTGACTGAAAGATTGGTAATCTTCTTCACTTTCCTCAGCAGATTGGATCTACTCATATTCATTTCCCCTGCCAACTCAGCCACCCCAAAATCTTCCTCAGCGATATGCAACCGAATCTGAGCT from Algoriphagus sp. NG3 encodes the following:
- a CDS encoding TonB-dependent receptor: MKHKLQMMRGKLFIRYLLCLFFMAGGFSGGIQISAGQQNDLKDVILSISLKDASVEKLLKTIENKTEFRFAYDLGLIQSSPKVSMDAQNQNLLAILEELSSKSSLSFKQINTTIHVSKTAVAVVQSAPKKPVTFIQLTGVVTDETGEPLPGASVTVEGQSGVGTVTDLDGNYALEATEGDVLIFSFLGYETQKITVGSQSIINVTMGVNLSTLEEVIVVGYGTRKKVSLVGAVDQVGQEAFEGRPVATMSQALQGVSANLIVQQRNSEPGAGVNLNIRGISTLGDNSPLVVIDGVIGGDINLLNPSDIESVSVLKDAGSAAIYGSRANNGVVLITTKQGQKNSRPVVTYNGLVGVNTPQFFTAPVHGYQNAMLRNEAAFNAGRSEAIFSPEEIRQIQQNGDTEWFAKEIFDNALQQNHNLTVSGGGENSTYLISAGYTDQQNNYVGPAKGYKRFNYRMNLTNEFGRFKLSSRLAYTRRLITDHSSSSGTLMADANRVPLYYTQKDSLGRYLTNDVLQEFNPLGILEQGGFRQHIDDNVFGNLNGEFRLTDHLKVRGVFGFNMFSNNQYGRVIQVDFYPRGVYGGNRNTNDENRKGMDLNTQVMLDYSKVFSDVHEVSFLIGGANENHTDRGIGIYKTFTDPDLGTPVTETVISPDSYNSNQSSSENSLYSVFGAFNYDYSKKYFAELSFRYDGSSKFRERKRWGFFPSASVGYRLSEESFMSGYKERFGDFKIRSSYGVLGNQNVGNYQYQTTFFTFQNAYGFNNSPVGGTGFNYANPNIQWERAATFNIGADLDFMDGALTLSLDYFDKVTSDILVPPAVPGVFGTSLPDFNSGKVSNKGWEITTTYRHRGQLFNHSFTFNLGDSRNVVLDFQGEERLTGLEELQVLLKEGYPFNSYVGLKRDGYFQNLDEVEAGPKPEGLNVQPGDNRYVDVDGNGIINDDDNYVFGNPFPRMTFGFTYNVKVKGFDLNLFAQGVGRRTMMIRGESVEPFHFNYGMTMYTHQLDYWTPQNPDARYPILAENGSQSNTNNFRRGSDMYLFDGAYLRLKNIQLGYTLPQALAQRVGMQTCRAYVSGQNLFTLSKVDFVDPELSEFDNSMRSGGANSARAYPTMVYYGFGLDITF
- a CDS encoding RagB/SusD family nutrient uptake outer membrane protein, producing MTIFKKYIIILTAFSALCWTGCKELDLAPENTFTDLTYWDSEAKAQSVLNTAYSQLYGSSRFFYNEGASDNAYNGRGDTEGAASLAAGTYDPSLGRLQGEWNSNYTGIKTCNILLENIDRVPDMDEGNKARMMAEARFIRAFLHFQLMTWFGDVPLLSRDITIEEAQEVIRTPKAEVLGFILDELEQISLTLPTRQDLPDSERGRITAGAAMALKARVHLYEGQWQEVVQATENLINGNAFGSYGLFPSYEGLFLPENEYSQEDILSLQYVPQFRTWGQFFDMAPLSAGARLNALAPTQELVDSYMTSEGLAIGHPDSGYDEENPYVNRDPRLTATVVYHEYEWEENGTTRTIYIKPGTDPDSSAPDEYVPGSSSTTTGYYTRKYFDPTHLVQFASGLNLMLIRYADVLLMYAEAKNELGQLDESTWNLTIGALRERAGFDAATALQFNSGLSQEDYREIIRNERRVELAMEGLRIFDIRRWRIAEDVLNGWAHGAKFGPPSEDGGYLRVNLRSFDPSKHYLWPIPRDERNLNSNLTQNPGWN
- a CDS encoding helix-turn-helix domain-containing protein: MPELTPQEKEFLNQLIAQIRLHIAEEDFGVAELAGEMNMSRSNLLRKVKKITNLSVSQFINQLRLERAMELLRNGSGNVSEVSHQVGFNSPSYFIKCFREFYGYPPGEVGKHPESVVEEGQGKPVVNQASRKWILASLGIVLLVVMGAIWMSRDYFAEKLTREKSIVVLPFKNDSADSSNVYLINGLMEATLNNLQKIKDLRVLSRTSAEKYRGSNKSIPEMADELNVNYLVEGSGQKVGDKIVLNIQLIDGTKDRHLWSKQYRREVSDIFALQQEISKDIAKEIQAVITPEEKSRIEKEPTDNLKAYDSFMKGLELLNKGGDGNLLESVRFFEEAIQEDNKFALAYACAGMAFYYYDIFRAEKAHLDQLGAYADNAMLYDPSLGESLIAKAMYYLLKKEYSQALPFLEKGLEYRPNSSLIIGLLADFYANHLPDTEKYLEYALKGVQLDAGSSDSVATSYFYLRLGNALIQTGFVEESSHYIDKSLDYFSGNLYSRYVKAFISYAQDSDLGHTRQLLKIEFDKDTSRFDILQDLGKVSYYLRDYDSAYYYYERFNRFREQNNLNVYVHENMLIGVVYEQVGKMGEGRKFIESYRDYLDRDQTIYKNLGLTMYYAHEGDFKKALEHFRLFGKEDNIQYWIILFLNKDPMADKLKNHPEFKEIWEGVEEKFWRHNTETRARLEEQGLM
- a CDS encoding FecR family protein, with protein sequence MNFNPSDETDFLKNPLFMKWMASPNAELDRYWQDWASENADKKETMFRAIELSKSMVLKNNYRMEEGDFNQMRNRLLEFNAKWESQTPPSLYSDRYKKKFAWLWPVAASVLLAGFLFFNYMGSTDEESIKVSETQMWLSKSVPKGVKKIFHLPDGSTVMLNSDSEIKYPVSFENERIVELIGQAFFEVQKNENLPFTVVSGELKTEVLGTSFDVSAYPDESKMHVAVVTGKVMVNTASGVSTTILPAEATYYDTDTQSLKKGGYDYNHLVGWRHRILKFQEESYQHVFDRLSKWYNVSFEFASGEIPKGKYSGEFQNESLENVLNGMKYSLGISYELKDGIVKIRNK
- a CDS encoding sigma-70 family RNA polymerase sigma factor yields the protein MNSQTDLNGFLPKENKNPQGDHTSENGSQSSDSVIWIEFLQGSEQALGKLFELYAHKLFNYGKQFTTDSGIINDAVQDVFYQLIKNKTKLGAAQSVKHYLFSCFRRRLVRLLKQHKKLVFDENLGLAGNFQLSVSPDYHGINTFLTLDQKQILEDACNKLPVRQREILALYFFEGLTYLEIADVMEFSQVKSARKLLYRALSGLGELLGKHRDVLRVLQIFMV
- a CDS encoding SusE domain-containing protein, yielding MKNFLYKTLGVAAVLISLFSCQEDAELHTEVTPVNALYSPENNAFMNLGAQSSAIFEWEAAKAADNGVVLYDVIFDTEQGDFSDPVYLLPSDGRGLQRRLTLPFSELNKIAQMAGIQPDAVGKLQWSVQSSKGVNVQPLMDIRIIEVARPAGFPAPDELYLLGSATEAGESLSDAILMKKTSTNTFEAYTSLNEGAYHFVSRNTGEPDIFFIDGDKLRADGETEYSGDQKVYRIRVDFSNGTTEITEVSKVELWFAPNDVFLTDLPYESNGTWSVTDFPIEFRQESWGRDERYKFRFTTKDVEGNEMEEWFGSTNGDNQRPTESTGPAYWYMVPVSNDRWNNSYKFATEVDNANADISVIFNAEVSNYTHVVSVD